In Halarcobacter bivalviorum, a genomic segment contains:
- a CDS encoding DUF445 family protein has product MSRTNITNLVTLLIMAVGYLNENNTIFMIGLFALSGSITNTLAIHMLFEKVPFLYGSGVIEKKFDAFKEAIHNLLMHEFFTKENLTKFFKEEVSSAKSTIDFEKLLNKTDFTPAYDSLKESVVESPFGGMLGMFGGEAALEPLKEPFVAKLKASIIKISQTDSFQAVVNEALTSEDLSEDVYEKLSKIVNTRLNELTPKMVKELVQNMIKEHLGWLVIWGAVFGGLIGLISTLVI; this is encoded by the coding sequence ATGAGTAGAACAAATATTACAAACTTGGTAACTTTGCTTATCATGGCAGTTGGCTATTTAAATGAAAATAATACAATTTTTATGATTGGTCTATTTGCTTTAAGTGGCTCAATTACAAATACCTTAGCTATTCATATGCTTTTTGAAAAAGTTCCATTTTTATATGGAAGTGGGGTTATTGAAAAGAAGTTTGATGCTTTTAAAGAGGCAATTCATAATCTACTTATGCATGAATTTTTTACAAAAGAGAACTTAACAAAGTTTTTTAAAGAAGAGGTTTCAAGTGCAAAAAGCACAATAGATTTTGAAAAGCTTTTAAATAAAACAGATTTTACACCTGCTTATGATTCTTTAAAAGAGTCAGTTGTAGAGTCACCTTTTGGTGGAATGCTTGGAATGTTTGGTGGAGAAGCTGCTTTAGAGCCATTAAAAGAGCCTTTTGTAGCAAAACTAAAAGCTTCAATTATAAAAATATCTCAAACAGACTCTTTTCAAGCAGTAGTAAATGAAGCCTTAACATCTGAAGATTTAAGTGAAGATGTATATGAAAAGCTAAGTAAAATAGTAAATACAAGATTAAATGAATTAACACCTAAAATGGTAAAAGAGTTAGTTCAAAATATGATAAAAGAGCATTTAGGATGGCTTGTGATTTGGGGTGCAGTATTTGGTGGACTAATAGGACTAATCTCAACATTAGTAATATAG
- a CDS encoding lysophospholipid acyltransferase family protein, with product MIDVQKEIAKKFPNINKNPNFLKKSLINIAKKVVHENSINEFLEKNSHLKGFEFVDAVLDYFNFDYTVSSNDLQNIPSSGKVVIIANHPLGGLDALSLLRLVGTVRTDVKIVANDFLVGIEALKSLFIPIDNYKMRQSKKDIQAVYNALNNDEAVIIFPAGEVSRASAKGVKDPSWNKGFLNFAINANAPILPIFIGGKNSKTFYTMSVINKTFSTLLLSHEMFKKKSTNINIKVGEIIPNENIKPKGLDKKYLVNLYKKHLYALKKGKKSFFETQKAIAHPQKKDDLIKELKKAELIGETKDGKKIYLYDYEEDSIVLKELGRLRELSFRKVGEGINQKRDTDKYDIYYQHIILWDENDLEIVGSYRIGNGKFINENLGVKGFYSNTLFRYNNSFVPYLNDSIELGRSFVQPKYWGTRALDYLWYGIGAYLKNNPQIKYMFGPVSISGSFPSAAKDLMIFHYSYYYSNNEELVEAKIPYQYSSHSQDLKDIFEFNDKKEDFKILKSSLNSIGVAVPTLFKQYSDICEEDGVKFLGFNVDPDFSDCVDGFILVDVSKIKDSARKRYIG from the coding sequence ATGATTGATGTTCAAAAAGAGATAGCAAAGAAGTTTCCAAATATAAATAAAAACCCAAACTTCTTAAAAAAATCTTTAATTAACATTGCTAAAAAAGTTGTACATGAAAACTCAATAAATGAATTTTTAGAAAAAAACTCTCACTTAAAAGGTTTTGAGTTTGTTGATGCTGTATTAGACTATTTTAACTTTGACTATACAGTTTCTAGTAATGATTTACAAAATATCCCAAGCTCTGGAAAGGTAGTGATAATAGCAAACCATCCTTTAGGTGGATTAGATGCATTATCTCTTCTAAGATTAGTAGGTACAGTAAGAACAGATGTAAAGATTGTTGCCAATGATTTTTTAGTAGGAATTGAGGCTTTGAAGTCACTATTTATTCCTATTGATAATTATAAAATGAGACAATCAAAAAAAGATATTCAAGCTGTTTATAATGCTTTAAATAATGATGAAGCAGTTATTATTTTTCCTGCTGGAGAAGTAAGTCGTGCTAGTGCAAAAGGAGTGAAAGACCCTTCTTGGAATAAAGGTTTTCTAAATTTTGCAATCAATGCAAATGCACCAATTTTACCTATTTTTATTGGTGGGAAAAACTCTAAAACTTTTTATACTATGTCTGTAATAAATAAGACTTTTTCTACTCTACTTTTATCACATGAGATGTTTAAAAAGAAATCTACAAATATCAATATAAAAGTTGGAGAGATAATTCCAAATGAGAATATAAAACCCAAAGGTTTAGATAAAAAGTATTTAGTAAACCTTTATAAAAAGCATCTTTATGCTCTAAAAAAAGGGAAAAAATCTTTTTTTGAAACACAAAAAGCAATCGCTCACCCACAAAAAAAAGATGACTTAATCAAAGAGTTAAAAAAAGCAGAACTAATTGGAGAAACAAAAGATGGTAAAAAAATCTATCTGTATGACTATGAAGAGGACTCAATAGTTTTAAAAGAGCTTGGAAGATTAAGAGAACTATCTTTTAGAAAAGTTGGAGAGGGAATAAATCAAAAAAGGGATACAGATAAATATGATATTTATTACCAACACATCATTCTTTGGGATGAAAATGATTTAGAGATTGTTGGTTCTTATAGAATAGGAAATGGTAAATTTATCAATGAAAACTTAGGAGTAAAAGGTTTTTATTCAAATACTCTTTTTAGATATAATAATAGCTTTGTTCCATATTTAAATGATTCAATTGAATTAGGAAGAAGTTTTGTTCAACCAAAATATTGGGGAACAAGAGCTTTAGATTATCTTTGGTATGGAATTGGTGCATATTTAAAAAATAATCCTCAAATAAAATATATGTTTGGTCCTGTCTCTATTTCTGGAAGTTTTCCAAGTGCAGCAAAAGATTTAATGATTTTTCATTATTCATACTACTATTCAAATAATGAAGAGTTAGTTGAAGCAAAAATTCCATATCAATACTCTTCTCATAGTCAAGACTTAAAAGATATATTTGAATTTAATGATAAAAAAGAGGATTTCAAAATCTTAAAATCTAGTCTTAATAGTATAGGAGTTGCTGTACCAACACTCTTTAAACAATACTCAGATATTTGTGAAGAAGATGGAGTTAAATTTTTAGGTTTTAATGTTGACCCAGACTTTTCTGATTGTGTAGATGGTTTTATTTTAGTTGATGTAAGTAAGATCAAAGATAGTGCAAGAAAAAGATATATAGGATAA
- a CDS encoding sensor histidine kinase → MARIFKLKNYSFTTKVVFSFFIMILIIYGIRTLLTLPKIHNENEKEVIEQITRTLMIIKNQFMIIGKSIGMQANLEVELTQEKIAHELKKNKELLNIFDKQELITFFAQNKLLEKCSYKIEKEEFIFKKINKIKVFDNSNLYEKWILVEEASVSKAYRKTKNYFYNILLENKTKILLACSRANLNPGHNSFEKDLKKHFHEKLVLGSTISDAKTALFWLNPEFKDYGVSFYSHNEEQRKQRYVLSNLSNVENLPTGNLTLKQILQADEKKPIEHKIEDKEVLTWVINLTLDSTKSRYFILVYSINKEEIINRNSEDLISLLNETLLTIAVSFLLIFLLFRRILKNIDTITSSAIKVNQGEKNIRSKVTGDDDIGILGQAFDSMLDLFENNIKILDKKVEEKTQEITKSLEEKELLLKEIHHRVKNNLALTIGLIELQQEEIEDEKTKKVLVDIQERIFTMELLHRKLYESENINDIPFKTYIKDLVGVISHSYDINNKVNVKIDMDEIALNIEKAMPCGLILNELITNSFKYAFCKNENPKLEISIHKKEEFLVMSIKDNGGGLEADFETLNSKTLGLKLINTIVKFQLFGTIDYFYEAGAKFIIKAKINEL, encoded by the coding sequence TTGGCAAGAATCTTTAAACTAAAAAACTACTCTTTTACTACAAAAGTAGTCTTCTCTTTTTTTATTATGATACTTATCATTTATGGAATAAGAACTCTTTTAACCCTTCCAAAAATTCATAATGAAAATGAAAAAGAGGTTATAGAACAAATTACTAGAACTTTGATGATTATAAAAAATCAGTTTATGATTATAGGAAAATCAATTGGAATGCAAGCTAATCTTGAAGTTGAACTTACTCAAGAAAAAATTGCCCATGAATTAAAAAAGAATAAAGAGCTTTTAAATATTTTTGATAAGCAAGAGTTAATTACTTTTTTTGCTCAAAATAAACTTCTTGAAAAATGTTCTTATAAGATTGAAAAAGAAGAGTTTATTTTTAAAAAAATCAATAAAATAAAGGTTTTTGATAACTCAAACCTTTATGAAAAATGGATATTAGTAGAAGAGGCTTCTGTTTCAAAAGCTTATAGAAAAACAAAAAACTATTTTTATAATATTCTTTTAGAAAATAAAACTAAAATCTTACTTGCTTGTAGTAGAGCAAATTTAAATCCTGGACATAACTCTTTTGAGAAAGATTTAAAAAAGCATTTTCATGAAAAGTTAGTTTTAGGTTCAACAATAAGTGATGCTAAAACAGCTCTTTTTTGGTTAAATCCTGAGTTTAAAGATTATGGGGTAAGTTTTTATTCTCATAATGAAGAACAAAGAAAACAAAGGTATGTTTTAAGTAATCTCTCAAATGTAGAAAACCTTCCAACAGGAAATTTAACTCTAAAACAGATACTTCAAGCAGATGAAAAAAAACCAATTGAACATAAAATAGAGGATAAAGAGGTTTTAACTTGGGTTATAAATCTGACTTTAGATTCTACTAAAAGTAGATATTTTATTCTTGTTTATAGTATAAATAAAGAGGAGATTATAAATAGAAATAGCGAGGATTTAATCTCTTTACTTAATGAAACTCTTCTTACTATCGCAGTTAGTTTTCTACTAATTTTTCTTTTGTTTAGAAGAATTTTAAAGAACATTGATACTATCACAAGTAGTGCAATAAAAGTTAATCAAGGAGAAAAGAATATAAGAAGTAAGGTAACAGGTGATGATGATATTGGTATTTTAGGACAAGCCTTTGACTCTATGTTAGATTTATTTGAAAACAATATTAAAATTTTAGATAAAAAAGTTGAAGAGAAAACTCAAGAGATAACAAAATCCTTAGAAGAGAAAGAACTACTTTTAAAAGAGATACATCATAGAGTTAAAAATAATCTTGCTTTAACAATTGGATTAATTGAACTTCAACAAGAAGAGATAGAAGATGAAAAAACAAAAAAAGTCTTAGTTGATATTCAAGAAAGAATCTTTACTATGGAGTTATTACATAGAAAACTTTATGAATCAGAAAATATAAATGATATTCCTTTTAAAACTTATATAAAGGATTTGGTGGGAGTTATTTCTCATTCATATGATATAAATAATAAAGTTAATGTAAAAATTGATATGGATGAAATAGCTTTAAATATAGAAAAAGCAATGCCTTGTGGACTTATTTTAAATGAGCTTATTACAAACTCTTTTAAATATGCTTTTTGTAAAAATGAAAATCCAAAATTAGAGATTTCAATCCATAAAAAAGAAGAATTTTTAGTAATGAGTATAAAAGATAATGGAGGTGGCTTAGAAGCTGATTTTGAGACACTTAATAGTAAAACTTTAGGCTTAAAACTTATAAATACAATTGTAAAGTTTCAACTTTTTGGAACGATTGATTATTTTTATGAAGCTGGTGCAAAGTTTATTATAAAAGCTAAAATTAATGAGTTATAA
- a CDS encoding response regulator, with amino-acid sequence MSSNLLANKNFDVLIVEDEPILAVAMELKLKKLGLNVSGIATSPEHAILNAQNTYPDIAIIDINLNAKKTGIDVANYLWKNFNIPIIFLTSYYNDNILNQAMEAEPYAYLIKPCRDEELKVAINTAMHKHQFFFKNKKVLTKEKSDFIYLGNSAKYDKTTSELYIDDEVFKLTKNERKLFEILTKDAGKVISFDTIFNFIWREDVYDLSKLRSLIYRLKNKIGFNPFENLYEEGYRVKIVGKNL; translated from the coding sequence TGTGGCAATGGAATTGAAGTTAAAGAAGTTAGGATTAAATGTAAGTGGAATAGCAACTTCTCCTGAACATGCAATTTTAAATGCTCAAAATACTTATCCTGATATTGCAATAATTGATATAAATTTAAATGCAAAAAAGACAGGAATAGATGTGGCAAACTATTTATGGAAAAACTTTAATATTCCAATTATCTTTTTAACTTCATACTATAATGATAATATTTTAAATCAAGCTATGGAAGCTGAGCCTTATGCTTATTTAATAAAACCTTGTAGAGATGAGGAACTCAAAGTAGCAATAAATACAGCAATGCATAAACATCAATTCTTTTTTAAAAATAAAAAGGTTTTAACCAAAGAGAAAAGTGATTTTATATATTTAGGAAATAGTGCAAAATATGATAAAACTACTTCTGAATTATATATAGATGATGAGGTTTTTAAACTAACTAAAAATGAGAGAAAGCTTTTTGAAATACTTACAAAAGACGCAGGTAAGGTAATAAGCTTTGACACTATTTTTAATTTTATTTGGAGAGAAGATGTTTATGATTTATCAAAATTAAGGTCTTTAATTTATAGATTAAAAAATAAAATAGGATTTAATCCTTTTGAAAACTTATATGAAGAAGGTTATAGGGTAAAGATAGTTGGCAAGAATCTTTAA